The stretch of DNA CCTCCTGCTACCCATCCACCCCTACCCGAGAGGGCACCATGACTACCGTAGAAGACAGAAAGGCACTGATTGATGAGGTGCTAGAGGCCTACCCCGACAAAGCCAAAAAGCTGCGGGCCAAGCACATCAGCGTCCAGGAGGCCGAGAAGGCCGACTGTGGCGTGAAGTCCAACAAAAAGTCCGTCCCCGGTGTAATGACCACCCGTGGCTGCGCCTACGCAGGTGCTAAAGGGGTGGTTTGGGGACCGGTCAAAGACATGATCCACATCAGCCACGGCCCCGTGGGCTGCGGTTACTACTCCTGGTCGGGCCGCCGCAACTACTACATTGGCACCACCGGGGTCGATACCTTCGGCACTATGCAGTTCACCTCCGACTTCCAGGAGCGCGACATTGTATTTGGCGGCGACAAAAAGCTGGCCAAGCTGATCGACGAACTGGGCGAACTGTTCCCCCTCAGCCAGGGCACCACGATTGAGTCGGAATGCCCGGTGGGCCTGATCGGCGACGACATTGAGGCCGTGGCCCGGGCCAAGGCCAAGGAGACCGGCAAGCCCGTGATTCCGGTGCGCTGTGAGGGGTTCCGGGGCGTGTCCCAATCCCTGGGCCACCACATCGCCAACGACACCGTGCGGGACTGGGTGCTGCCCAAGGCCGACGAGTACCGCAAACTGCCGGACGGCTTTGAGCCCGGCCCCTACGATGTCAACATCATCGGTGACTACAACATCGGCGGGGATGCCTGGCCCAGCCGCCTGCTGCTGGAGGAGATCGGCCTGCGGGTGATCAGCCAGTTCTCTGGGGATGGCACCTTCAACGAAGTGGTGATGACCCCCTTGGCTAAGCTCAACTTGATCCACTGCTACCGGTCGATGAACTACATCTGCCGGTTCATGGAAGAGAAGTACGGCATTGGCTGGCTGGAGTACAACTTCTTTGGCCCCACCCAGATTGCCAAGTCGCTGCGCAAGATTGCCGCCCAGTTTGACGAGACTATTCAGGCCAAGGCGGAAGAGGTGATTGCCAAGTACCAGCCGCGCATGGATGCGATCGTGGACAAGTATCGCGCCCGCCTGGAGGGCAAGAAGGTGATGATGATGGTCGGCGGCCTGCGCCCCCGCCACGTCGTGCCCGCCTTTACCGACCTGGGCATGGATGTGATCGGCACCGGCTACGAGTTTGGCCACGGCGACGACTACAAGCGCACCGCCGAGTACGTCAACGAAGGCACGGTGATCTACGACGACGTCAGCGGCTACGAGTTCGAGGAATTTGCCAAGGAACTCAAGCCCGACCTGATCGCCGCTGGCATCAAAGAGAAGTACGTCTTCCAGAAGATGGCCCTGCCCTTCCGCCAGATGCACTCCTGGGATTACTCCGGCCCCTACCACGGCTACGACGGCTTTGAGGTCTTCGCCCGCGATATGGATATGGCGATCAATAACCCCACCTGGGGGCTGATCAATCCGCCGTGGGCCTAGGTGTGGATGGGTAGATGGGTGGATAGGTAGATGGGTCACGTTGCCCCCACCCCCCACTCATCCACCCGCCCACCCGCCCACTCATCCACCCGCCCACCCATCCACCCCTTCCCCTCCCTCAAGGAGAACACCATGACTGACAATCTCGACAACACCATCCCCACGCCCTCCTGCGGGGGCGAAGATCTGGGCCAGGTCAAGGATCACTTTGAGCTGTTCCACACCGACACCTACCAGGATCTGTTTGAGTACAAGCGCCAGTTTGAGGGCGCTCACAGCCGCGACCTGGTGGCAGAAACCGCCGAATGGACCAAGAGCTGGGACTACCGGGAAAAGAACTTTGCCCGGGAAGCCCTGACCGTCAACCCCGCCAAGGCCTGCCAACCCCTGGGGGCGCTGTTTGTGGCCGCCGGGTTTGAAGATACCCTGCCCTACAGCCACGGGTCCCAGGGCTGTGTGGCCTACTTCCGCAGCCACCTCACCCGCAACTACAAAGAGCCCTTCCAGGCGGTGTCATCGTCGATGACCGAGGATGCGGCGGTATTCGGGGGCCTCAGCAACCTGAAGGCGGGTCTGGAAAACTCCTACACCCTCTACAAGCCCAAGATGATCGCCCTCTGCACCACCTGCATGGCCGAGGTGATTGGGGATGACATTGGCGCGTACATCACCACCGCCAAGAATGAAGGGCACATTCCTGAGGATCTGCCGGTGCCTGCGGCCCATACCCCCAGCTTTGTGGGCTCCCACATCACCGGCTACGACAACATGCTCAAAAGCATTCTCAAAACCCTG from Leptolyngbya sp. KIOST-1 encodes:
- the nifD gene encoding nitrogenase molybdenum-iron protein alpha chain, translated to MTTVEDRKALIDEVLEAYPDKAKKLRAKHISVQEAEKADCGVKSNKKSVPGVMTTRGCAYAGAKGVVWGPVKDMIHISHGPVGCGYYSWSGRRNYYIGTTGVDTFGTMQFTSDFQERDIVFGGDKKLAKLIDELGELFPLSQGTTIESECPVGLIGDDIEAVARAKAKETGKPVIPVRCEGFRGVSQSLGHHIANDTVRDWVLPKADEYRKLPDGFEPGPYDVNIIGDYNIGGDAWPSRLLLEEIGLRVISQFSGDGTFNEVVMTPLAKLNLIHCYRSMNYICRFMEEKYGIGWLEYNFFGPTQIAKSLRKIAAQFDETIQAKAEEVIAKYQPRMDAIVDKYRARLEGKKVMMMVGGLRPRHVVPAFTDLGMDVIGTGYEFGHGDDYKRTAEYVNEGTVIYDDVSGYEFEEFAKELKPDLIAAGIKEKYVFQKMALPFRQMHSWDYSGPYHGYDGFEVFARDMDMAINNPTWGLINPPWA